The sequence GACCGGGTGTTCGGACGGGACTCGTTCCTCAACGAGATCGTCTGGGCCTACGACTACGGCGGCAGGCCGAGGAACCGCTGGCCGGCGAAGCACGACAACATCCTCTGGTACGCCGTCGACCCGGAGCGCTACGTGTTCCGCTCGGCCGACGTGGACCGCGTGCCCTACATGGCGCCCAAGCTCGTCACGCCGGAGAAGGCCGCGCGCGGCAAGGTGCCCACCGACGTGTGGTGGCAGACGATCGTGCCGACGCACTCGCGCGAGAGGACCGGCTACCCGACCCAGAAGCCGCTGAAGCTCCTCGAGCGCATCGTGCGGGTGCACTCCGACCCCGGCGACCTCGTGCTCGACTTCTTCGCCGGCAGCGGCACTACGGGGGAGGCCGCCGCCCGACTTGGCCGCCGCGCGCTCCTCGTCGACTGCAACCCCGAGGCCATGCGCGTCATGGAGCGGCGCCTCGGGCCGTACGGAGCGCGGTTCTTCGGGTGGGAGCCGGTTTGAGCTAGGCGCGGCCGGCCCGTTCTGGCCGCGTCTCGCTGGCGCCCATGTAGCCAAGGCGGCCCGTCCTGCCGGCGTCCCGCGCGAGCCGGCGGCCCTGTGGCACGCGCGCCGCCGAACGGCACCGGCTGCGGCCCGCCGGAGCTGGCTACGACACCGCCCTAGGTGCGACGCTACCTGTCGCCTCGGCGTCGCATCCTGTCTTGAGGCGCGGCAGGTCGTCCCGGGGGGAACGTCCACCTGCCGCGCCTACCACTGCCTTCGAGTTACGTTCGGCCCGCGGGGTTCGGCGCCGATGCGAGGCCTGGTGCGTCAGTGAGCCGCCGCCTGGCTGGGCAGCTCGACGCGGAAGACGGCGCCGCCCTCCGGCGCGTTGGCGGCGCGGACGGCGCCCCGGTGCAGCTCGACGAGGGCCTTGACGATCGCGAGGCCGATGCCTGACCCGCCGGAGGTCCGCGAGCGCGCGTCGTCGGTGCGGTAGAAGCGCTCGAAGATGCGGCGCTCCTGCCCGGGAGGTATGCCCGGTCCGGTGTCGCGCACCTCTAGCACGACGGAGTCGGCGCCGGGCGTGACGCTCAGCAGGACGCGGCCGCCCTCCGGCGTGTGCCGTAAGGCGTTGTCGAGCAGGTTGCCGACCACCTGCATCAAGCGCTCGCGGTCGGCCTGTACCGGCGCCCGCGCCGGCGCGGCCACGTCGAGGCGCACGCGCTTGGCGTCGGCCTGCACGCGGTAGCTGGCGGCCGCGAGACGCGCCAGGTCGGCCAGGTCGACCTCGTCGACGTGCAGCGACAGCCGCCCGGCGTCGGCCAGCGACAGGGTCCGCAGGTCGTCGACGAGCCGCGAGAGCAGCAGCACCTGCGTGTGCAGGTCGCGCACCTCCTCGAGGCTGAGGTCGACGACGCCGTCCTCCATCGCCTCCAGGCGCCCGCGCATCACGGTCAGCGGCGTGCGCAGCTCGTGCGCGATGTCGGCGACCATGGCCCGCCGGCTGCTCTCGAGCGCCTGCAGGCTGTCGGCCATGGCGTTGAAGCTCGCGGCCAGGCGCTCGGTCTCGGAGCCGCGCTGGCGGCGGCGCCTCACCGGGATGCGTGCCGAGAGGTCGCCGGCAGCGATCCTGCCAGCCGCAGCGGTCACCCCCTCGATGGGTCTAGCTATGAGGCGTGCCAGCACCAGGGCCAGCACCACCGCCAGGCCGAGGGCCAAGACTGCCGAGCCCACGAGGGCCACCGTGCGGCGCTCGAGCGAGCCTCGCACGTAGGCCAGCAGCGTGCTGCGGCTGACCGTGTCGCCCGTCGCCGACGCCGATGCGAGCTCCGCCGCCTCGTTCTGGGGCCCTCCCCCCGCCTCCGGCGCGCCGTTCGCCTGGGGCCGCGGCGCGTCGTCCCCTGCACCGCCCGGCGGGGGTACGGGCTGCCCTGGCGTCGGGCGGCTGCCGTAGCGGGCGGCGGCCAGGGCGCTCAGGGCGCGCAGCTCCGCCCAGCTGCTCGGTGAGAGGTCGCGCAGCAGCGGTCCTCCCGGAACGACCGCCAGCCACGTGGCCGGGTCGCCCCGCTCCGGGATGTAGACCATCACGTTCCGGTCGCCCAGGCGCACCTCGATGCCC is a genomic window of Trueperaceae bacterium containing:
- a CDS encoding ATP-binding protein gives rise to the protein MSRLSVRLTLAFVGVTLVTIALLVVPQLRGIASENVALPPEERPALTPAAVGRALLGRRAAAATDHAATLAMLRGIEVRLGDRNVMVYIPERGDPATWLAVVPGGPLLRDLSPSSWAELRALSALAAARYGSRPTPGQPVPPPGGAGDDAPRPQANGAPEAGGGPQNEAAELASASATGDTVSRSTLLAYVRGSLERRTVALVGSAVLALGLAVVLALVLARLIARPIEGVTAAAGRIAAGDLSARIPVRRRRQRGSETERLAASFNAMADSLQALESSRRAMVADIAHELRTPLTVMRGRLEAMEDGVVDLSLEEVRDLHTQVLLLSRLVDDLRTLSLADAGRLSLHVDEVDLADLARLAAASYRVQADAKRVRLDVAAPARAPVQADRERLMQVVGNLLDNALRHTPEGGRVLLSVTPGADSVVLEVRDTGPGIPPGQERRIFERFYRTDDARSRTSGGSGIGLAIVKALVELHRGAVRAANAPEGGAVFRVELPSQAAAH
- a CDS encoding site-specific DNA-methyltransferase, whose translation is DRVFGRDSFLNEIVWAYDYGGRPRNRWPAKHDNILWYAVDPERYVFRSADVDRVPYMAPKLVTPEKAARGKVPTDVWWQTIVPTHSRERTGYPTQKPLKLLERIVRVHSDPGDLVLDFFAGSGTTGEAAARLGRRALLVDCNPEAMRVMERRLGPYGARFFGWEPV